One window of Aspergillus oryzae RIB40 DNA, chromosome 3 genomic DNA carries:
- a CDS encoding uncharacterized protein (predicted protein): MSSPTPKLLKADLFKSSSENLTDDERIDLSNQRAYAVAKAYNILDLTPKFWQIHQDMALSLDHAAHTLISIQYNIAGAIFAMFVSDQPEYQPLLDRILRFEVS; the protein is encoded by the exons ATGTCTTCACCAACTCCGAAGCTACTCAAGGCAGATTTGTTCAAATCTAGTTCCGAGAATCTGACAGACGATGAAAGAATAGACCTCAGCAATCAGCGCGCTTACGCGGTTGCTAAGGCATATA ATATTCTAGATCTGACCCCCAAATTTTGGCAGATTCACCAGGATATGGCCCTTTCTCTTGATCATGCAGCACATACCTTAATTTCAATCCAGTATAATATTGCTGGTGCGATTTTCGCTATGTTCGTGTCAGATCAGCCTGAGTATCAACCACTTTTGGATCGCATACTCAGATTTGAGGTCTCGTAA
- a CDS encoding uncharacterized protein (predicted protein), which translates to MNPTCLLAQHEKGLFDESRSILKGLKGGHRHAEFNSLILPRCPALVEAIGHRRAYEAAAKAGVDSDLLALYEIHAVLLDPSWYIQHTDLTREYLFQKEARLLDTLLPRLDTLLDSTGAGLYCTAPILSLASWDAFVDRLETLEAVGMSEDKARL; encoded by the coding sequence ATGAATCCAACATGCCTTCTCGCCCAGCACGAGAAAGGTCTCTTCGATGAATCCCGCTCAATACTTAAAGGCTTGAAAGGAGGTCACCGGCACGCCGAATTCAACTCTCTAATACTCCCAAGATGTCCGGCTCTCGTAGAAGCCATCGGACATCGAAGAGCATACGAAGCTGCCGCAAAAGCAGGCGTTGATTCGGATTTGCTAGCCTTGTATGAGATTCATGCTGTGTTGCTAGATCCAAGCTGGTATATCCAACATACCGATCTCACTCGCGAAtatctcttccagaaggaggCTCGTTTGTTGGATACTTTATTGCCCCGATTAGATACGTTACTAGATTCGACTGGTGCTGGACTCTACTGTACGGCGCCTATTTTATCGCTGGCTTCGTGGGATGCCTTTGTTGATAGGTTAGAGACGCTCGAAGCAGTGGGCATGAGCGAGGATAAGGCTAGACTTTGA
- a CDS encoding actin-related protein 3 (actin-related protein Arp2/3 complex, subunit Arp3) has product MASQTPAVVMDNGTGYSKLGFAGNDSPSFVFPTAIATKSGAGSAKPPVANKPGFLSAGGGAGSHLSSKRGTEDLDFFIGDEALAAANGPGYGINYPIRHGQIENWDHMERFWSNSIFKYLRVEPEDHYFLLTEPPLNPPENRENTAEIMFESFNCAGLYIAVQAVLALAASWTSSKVTDRSLTGTVIDSGDGVTHVIPVAEGYVIGSSIKSIPIAGRDITYFVQSLLRDRGEPDSSLKTAEKVKEEYCYVCPDIVKEFARYDREPDRLLKHTVTSPNGRSVNIDVGYERFLAPEIFFNPEIYSSDFLTPLPNVVDGVIQSSPIDVRRGLYKNIVLSGGSTLYKDFGRRLQRDIRHLVDARIRASEARSGGARSGGLDVAVVTHKRQRHGPWFGGSLLGQTPEFRSYCHTKAEYDEIGPSIVRRFALLGGPGSS; this is encoded by the exons ATGGCGTCCCAAACTCCAGCCGTTGTCATGGACAA CGGTACTGGATACTCTAAATTAG GTTTCGCCGGTAACGACTCGCCTTCATTTGTCTTCCCTACCGCAATTGCTACCAAATCTGGTGCTGGAAGCGCCAAGCCTCCTGTTGCGAACAAACCCGGTTTCTTGTCTGCAGGTGGTGGGGCAGGCTCACATTTGTCTTCGAAGCGTGGTACAGAAGACCTGGATTTCTTCATCGGCGATGAAGCTTTAGCCGCTGCCAATGGTCCCGGATATGGAATCAACTACCCCATCCGACATGGTCAGATTGAGAATTGGGATCACATGGAACGGTTCTGGTCGAACTCGATCTTCAAGTACCTGCGCGTCGAGCCGGAGGACCACTACTTCTTACTCACTGAACCT CCCCTGAACCCTCCCGAGAACCGTGAGAACACTGCGGAGATCATGTTCGAGTCGTTCAACTGCGCTGGTCTTTACATTGCGGTTCAAGCCGTGCTTGCGCTCGCTGCCTCGTGGACTTCTTCTAAAGTGACCGATCGATCCCTCACAGGAACCGTTATTGACTCGGGTGATGGTGTCACCCATGTTATTCCCGTCGCGGAAGGCTACGTCATCGGATCCTCTATTAAAAGCATACCCATTGCCGGTCGAGACATCACGTACTTCGTACAAAGTTTGCTTCGTGACCGAGGCGAGCCCGATAGCAGCTTGAAGACTGCCGAaaaggtcaaggaagaatatTGTTACGTGTGTCcggacattgtcaaggaaTTTGCCCGCTATGATCGCGAGCCGGATCGACTTCTCAAGCATACTGTCACCTCGCCCAACGGCCGGTCCGTGAACATCGATGTCGGATATGAGCGGTTCCTTGCTCCcgagatcttcttcaaccctgAAATCTACTCTTCCGACTTTTTGACTCCCCTGCCGAACGTCGTCGACGGTGTCATCCAGTCCTCTCCTATCGATGTCCGGAGAGGCCTTTATAAGAACATTGTCTTGTCCGGAGGATCTACGCTGTACAAGGACTTTGGTCGGCGTTTGCAGCGTGATATCAGGCACCTGGTCGATGCTCGCATTCGCGCGTCCGAAGCTCGCAGTGGTGGCGCCAGGAGTGGTGGTTTGGATGTGGCTGTTGTGACGCACAAGAGGCAAAGACATGGCCCATGGTTCGGAGGTAGCTTGTTGGGTCAGACCCCGGAGTTCCGCAGCTACTGCCACACCAAGGCAGAGTACGATGAGATAGGCCCCAGCATTGTCCGGAGGTTCGCCCTTCTCGGAGGTCCGGGCAGCTCGTAA
- a CDS encoding uncharacterized protein (asparaginase) yields the protein MSRPRRDDVSAIFVHAGAGFHSPHNEKLHLETCENAAKVAIHMLKNGGSAVDAVEIAIMLLEDSEITNAGYGSNLTIDGTVECDATIVNHLGRSGAAGAVSQVKNPISLARVVLEASTRPLTLQRVPPNFLVGQGATNFAWEQGLIVMPHDGLISEEARGRWLRWQQDLEAAELKEAQQHPARYERHKASVRRPVSVNPTHLLSTPSSIRPASSLSSSLGDTRLRDSGSSSPVGSNDTLMPPPRARDTGYMDGIMSQTQKSSSIPGSTSLEASHALGPNMDVETTPPSVATDIHYAKMDQISDTVGAIAVDSHGNIAAGSSSGGIGMKHSGRIGPAALVGIGTAVIPVDPNDPDQTCVATVTSGTGEHIATSMAASTCASRVYYNQRKCEDGSFEEVTEDEALRGMIASEFMGHPGVKDSHCRGAIGIMAVKKTVDGVYLCFGHNTDSFALASMSSEDKKPVSVMSRSNGNGSIAQGGRAYRSRR from the exons ATGAGCCGTCCACGGAGAGACGATGTCTCTGCAATTTTTGTCCATGCAGGAGCTGGGTTTCATAGTCCGCATAACGAAAAATTACATCTAGAAACATGTGAGAA CGCGGCGAAGGTGGCAATTCATATGCTCAAAAATGGTGGATCGGCTGTTGATGCCGTCGAAATCGCCATTATGCTCCTGGAGGATTCCGAGATCACAAATGCAGGTTACGGCAGCAATCTAACCATAGATGGCACTGTTGAATGCGACGCTACTATCGTAAACCACCTGGGCCGGAGTGGTGCGGCTGGCGCTGTATCTC AAGTCAAGAATCCAATCTCATTGGCTCGGGTCGTTCTTGAGGCCTCAACAAGGCCGTTGACTTTGCAAAGAGTGCCTCCTAACTTCCTTGTGGGACAGGGCGCGACAAATTTTGCGTGGGAACAAGGCCTAATCGTGATGCCCCATGACGGTTTGATATCTGAAGAAGCAAGGGGGCGCTGGCTGCGCTGGCAACAGGACTTGGAAGCGGCCGAATTGAAGGAGGCGCAACAGCACCCAGCAAGATATGAGCGTCATAAGGCGTCCGTCCGTCGACCAGTGAGTGTCAATCCGACACACTTACTTTCTACACCAAGCAGCATACGACCTGCCTCGTCGCTTAGCTCCAGTCTAGGTGATACACGCCTCAGAGATTCCGGTAGCTCTTCACCAGTCGGTTCTAACGATACTCTCATGCCACCACCACGAGCCAGAGACACTGGCTATATGGATGGTATCATGTCTCAGACTCAGAAATCCAGCTCTATCCCAGGCAGTACGTCATTGGAGGCATCTCACGCTCTTGGACCCAACATGGATGTCGAGACAACGCCCCCTTCTGTCGCCACGGATATCCACTACGCAAAGATGGATCAAATCAGCGATACTGTTGGTGCTATAGCAGTCGATTCACATGGTAATATCGCGGCAGGATCATCCTCCGGTGGCATTGGGATGAAACATAGTGGCCGTATTGGCCCTGCGGCACTCGTGGGTATCGGCACTGCCGTTATCCCAGTAGACCCCAACGATCCGGACCAAACATGCGTTGCTACAGTCACTTCAGGAACCGGCGAACACATTGCAACAAGTATGGCTGCTAGCACCTGTGCCTCACGCGTTTATTACAACCAACGAAAGTGCGAAGATGGTTCATTTGAGGAAGTCACGGAGGATGAAGCGCTGAGGGGAATGATAGCGTCCGAATTCATGG GCCATCCTGGAGTCAAAGACAGCCACTGTCGGGGTGCCATTGGAATAATGGCGGTCAAGAAAACAGTCGACGGAGTGTACCTGTGTTTTGGCCATAACACAGACTCTTTC GCACTTGCTTCAATGAGCAGCGAGGACAAGAAACCGGTGTCTGTAATGTCACGcagcaatggaaatggaagTATCGCACAAGGTGGCCGCGCCTACCGATCCCGGAGGTAG
- a CDS encoding TFIIH/NER complex subunit TFB4 (RNA polymerase II transcription initiation/nucleotide excision repair factor TFIIH, subunit TFB4) produces MNAVDATEHYETSARDPAPALLTVVLDTNPHAWALLEDSLPLSKAIANILVFLNAHLACNYANEVAVVASHSQKAAWLYPHENPATKISHDADGDVSMNGSSTNNNTTEGPGQVNKYRPFRIVEEQVTHNLRELMASTSGPDVKANNSTMMAGALTLALSHINRRSIAWAEAHGADTAAETSGGGPPSGGHASGTDTTEGLQSRILIVSVSGASDSAHQYIPIMNSIFACQRLHIPIDVCKLSGDAVFLQQASDATKGIYMSLTEPRGLLQYLMMAFLPDQRSRRHLVLPTRVDVDFRAACFCHRRVVDIGFVCSICLSIFCEPLDNGTCLTCGTNLEIGDYGAKPAVVARKRKKKKRVNGPSGTATPTPTPTPGP; encoded by the exons ATGAACGCCGTGGATGCGACAGAGCACTATGAGACGAGTGCACGCG ATCCTGCGCCCGCCCTCTTAACCGTCGTCCTCGACACAAACCCCCACGCATGGGCCCTCCTTGAAGATTCCCTCCCGCTCTCCAAAGCGATCGCAAACATCCTAGTTTTCCTCAATGCTCACCTAGCCTGTAACTATGCAAACGAGGTGGCCGTGGTAGCTTCCCACAGCCAAAAGGCGGCGTGGCTGTATCCCCACGAGAACCCAGCCACGAAGATATCTCACGATGCCGATGGCGATGTCTCGATGAACGGGTCGTCGACCAATAATAATACCACGGAAGGACCAGGACAGGTGAACAAGTACCGACCGTTCCGGATCGTGGAGGAGCAAGTTACGCATAATCTTCGTGAACTGATGGCGTCAACTAGCGGGCCGGACGTGAAAGCTAACAACTCGACGATGATGGCAGGGGCGCTTACGCTGGCTCTTAGCCATATCAACCGGCGGAGTATTGCGTGGGCTGAGGCCCATGGGGCTGATACGGCTGCTGAGACGTCGGGTGGTGGTCCACCTAGTGGTGGACATGCTTCTGGGACGGACACTACAGAGGGGTTGCAATCGCGGATCTTGATCGTATCCGTCAGCGGCGCCAGTGATTCTGCGCATCAGTATATACCGATTATGAATAGTATTTTTGCCTGTCAGCGGCTTCATATTCCGATTGATGTGTGCAAACTGAGTGGTGATGCGGTGTTTCTACAACAGGCTTCGGATGCTACTAAGGGTATTTATATGTCGTTGACTGAGCCTCGAGGGCTATTGCAGTATCTTATGATGGCTTTTCTGCCAGACCAGCGATCGAGGAGACATCTGGTTCTTCCAACGCGGGTCGATGTTGACTTCCGTGCGGCTTGCTTCTGTCACCGACGGGTTGTTGATATCGGTTTTGTCTGTTCTATCTGCCTGAGCATCTTCTGCGAGCCTCTGGATAACGGCACCTGCCTGACCTGTGGCACAAATCTTGAAATAGGTGATTACGGCGCTAAGCCAGCCGTGGTCGCccgaaagaggaagaaaaagaagcgCGTCAACGGCCCGTCGGGTACCGCTACACCTACGCCTACGCCTACACCGGGGCCCTGA
- a CDS encoding glycerophosphocholine phosphodiesterase (predicted starch-binding protein) encodes MKFGRNLPRNVVPEWSSSYIKYKALKKLIKSAAEDVKAGHEADLAGFFYSLDRNLEDVDYFYNKKYSDFARRLKLLEERYGQSLDAGHRLDSEEVEDLLAALLELRGQLRKLQWYGEVNRRGFIKITKKLDKKVGVHAQRTYLETKVDPSPFASNARVTESLKKINDWLSVLGEQKVSDDASSTRSSLSLKRGPARPHLNLPSSLLVAVDEALRKDDTHVLLELLEDLKTSTDNLGGNIFPKVLESLLQRSLYYHSKSCISVLLGRMDSLDDEDDINKRNCIHRLVISIGRAQSTTDSEESASMVLDFPLETSNYITPAALPTLQPPRNVVKESDHPQHLDRSDPSVSLLQYLLDQLRREQRSALLSKDISGRTPLHYAAQYGFRVVCEVIIEHLQAWDMFDVSGGIDGPHWQDNDGWAPLHLSVVGGHPLTTRTLLDAENWRDASLEKSTTRKQVSKSSAVLAMATKANFVDIVKLLVDAGVDINYQDEQGETALHVAARFGHHMCAKILLEGSDDQKADTELAEHTYSWTPLFIASVDGSLSVVNLLIEAGANLEKADSSGWTAKEHAALRGHLDIARRLAELTPEPEVTEAEPVIPIPVASSSPPAPSSLIERRSNTSTPSGSSSTRDVEPVKSFGHRYLTDEAMILVSLGTMDMHRPVEAVNLDRIPMENAHSTQLDTALSIVVSANGAHGEPEIIDLPVQDNISTEPIVFHTADATKVRLLFDLVPTYAGSKDQVVGRGVALLSSIKQSVGSNRINLKGDSTVPIVAANTLEVIGTVTFNFLIVTPFKHPNMTITGDQTYWKSMSSTMVIGHRGLGKNMATRNSLQLGENTVQSFIAAANLGASYVEFDVQLTKDHVPVIYHDFLVSETGIDAPVHTLTLEQFLQLGDSGSSRRSGSPSQALDALGKDAITYAPRQRSMSVGGSEYDPSELNEKIKHTRDFKKKGFKGNTRGNHIQAPFATLEELFKKLPKSVGFNIELKYPMLHESEEEEMDTYAVELNSFVDTVLTQAYELGQGRNMIFSSFNPDICLLLSFKQPSIPVLFLTDSGASPVGDIRASSLQEGVRFASRWNLLGVVSQAEPLVLCPRLVRVVKESGLVCVSYGTLNNDPANVKRQVSEGIDAVIVDSVLAIRKGLTEHQSNTVTPQRSPLVQPTPVALKDTLQIPILNQAEQKQDHLHVKPDAVI; translated from the exons ATGAAGTTTGGACGCAATCTTCCAAGGAACGTCGTTCCTGAGTGGAGCTCCTCCTACATCAAGTAcaaggcgttgaagaaacTCATCAAGTCGGCGGCAGAAGATGTGAAGGCTGGCCATGAGGCAGATCTTGCCG GATTCTTTTACTCCCTCGATCGAAATCTCGAGGATGTCGACTACTTCTATAACAAGAAGTACTCGGATTTTGCTCGCCGCCTCAAGTTGCTAGAGGAACGGTATGGCCAATCCTTGGATGCTGGCCACCGTCTTGActcggaagaggttgaggacCTTTTGGCCGCCTTGCTTGAGCTGCGTGGCCAGCTGCGGAAATTGCAGTGGTATGGCGAAGTCAATCGCCGTGGGTTTATCAAAATCACCAAGAAACTTGATAAGAAAGTAGGCGTCCATGCGCAGCGGACTTATCTAGAGACGAAAGTCGATCCATCCCCGTTCGCCTCGAATGCGCGAGTCACCGAGTCattgaagaaaatcaatgaCTGGCTTTCGGTACTTGGTGAGCAGAAGGTCTCGGACGATGCTAGTTCCACTCGCTCTTCCCTCTCATTGAAGAGAGGTCCAGCTCGCCCGCACTTGAACCTGCCCTCGAGTTtgcttgttgctgttgacGAAGCGTTACGCAAAGATGACACACACGTCCTCCTGGAGTTGCTGGAGGACCTCAAAACTTCTACGGACAACCTTGGAGGGAACATTTTCCCAAAAGTCCTCGAGAGCCTTTTGCAGCGGTCTCTTTACTACCACTCGAAATCTTGCATTTCCGTTCTACTCGGCCGAATGGATAgcctcgatgatgaagatgatatcaacaaGCGTAACTGCATTCACAGATTAGTGATCTCGATCGGTCGGGCGCAGTCTACGACTGACTCGGAGGAGTCCGCCTCAATGGTTCTGGACTTCCCCCTCGAAACCTCCAACTACATTACACCCGCTGCCCTGCCAACATTGCAGCCTCCTCGGAATGTAGTGAAGGAGTCGGATCACCCTCAGCATTTGGATAGATCAGATCCGTCAGTGTCGCTTCTACAGTACCTGCTAGACCAGCTCCGGCGAGAGCAACGATCtgctttgctttccaagGATATCTCAGGTCGTACCCCATTGCATTATGCTGCTCAGTATGGGTTCAGAGTTGTTTGTGAAGTCATCATTGAGCACCTGCAGGCATGGGATATGTTTGACGTTTCTGGGGGCATCGATGGGCCGCACTGGCAGGATAATGATGGTTGGGCCCCTCTGCATCTGAGTGTGGTTGGTGGCCACCCATTAACTACACGCACCCTTCTAGATGCTGAGAACTGGCGGGATGCCAGTCTGGAGAAATCGACCACCCGGAAACAGGTCTCCAAATCAAGCGCAGTACTTGCGATGGCCACAAAAGCAAACTTTGTTGATATCGTCAAGCTTTTGGTAGATGCAGGAGTTGATATCAACTACCAGGATGAGCAAGGCGAAACCGCGTTACATGTTGCAGCCCGATTTGGACATCATATGTGTGCCAAGATCTTGTTAGAGGGCAGCGATGACCAGAAGGCGGATACTGAATTGGCTGAGCATACGTACTCTTGGACCCCACTCTTCATTGCGAGTGTTGATGGATCTTTGAGCGTTGTAAACCTGCTGATTGAAGCTGGTGCCAACCTTGAAAAAGCTGACTCCTCCGGGTGGACTGCGAAGGAGCATGCGGCGTTGAGAGGCCACCTTGACATCGCTCGACGTCTTGCTGAGCTTACGCCTGAGCCTGAAGTCACGGAAGCTGAGCCTGTGATACCGATTCCTGTAGCTTCCTCGTCTCCTCCAGCCCCATCCTCTTTGATCGAGCGAAGATCTAATACCAGCACGCCCTCCGGGAGTTCTAGCACGCGGGATGTTGAACCTGTTAAATCTTTTGGACACAGGTATCTTACCGACGAGGCCATGATCCTGGTGAGCCTGGGTACCATGGATATGCACAGGCCTGTGGAAGCAGTTAACCTTGATCGTATCCCAATGGAGAACGCTCATTCCACCCAGCTTGATACTGCATTGTCCATCGTTGTTTCTGCCAATGGGGCTCATGGAGAACCCGAGATCATCGATTTGCCTGTGCAAGACAATATCTCGACGGAGCCCATCGTTTTCCATACTGCCGATGCGACAAAAGTCAGACTTCTATTCGACCTCGTCCCGACCTATGCTGGCTCGAAAGACCAGGTGGTTGGGCGTGGTGTGGCGTTGCTCTCCAGCATTAAGCAAAGCGTAGGTTCCAATCGCATCAACCTGAAGGGTGATTCGACTGTGCCTATTGTGGCTGCAAACACCCTAGAAGTCATCGGCACGGTCACATTCAACTTCCTCATAGTCACGCCTTTCAAGCACCCGAACATGACCATCACCGGTGACCAGACATATTGGAAGAGTATGAGCTCGACCATGGTCATTGGACATCGTGGCTTGGGCAAGAATATGGCCACCCGCAATTCGTTGCAGCTAGGTGAAAATACAGTCCAATCGTTCATTGCAGCCGCGAACCTTGGCGCATCTTATGTCGAATTCGATGTACAGCTGACCAAGGATCATGTTCCGGTTATTTACCACGATTTTCTCGTCAGTGAAACAGGAATTGACGCGCCTGTCCATACTCTCACATTGGAGcaatttcttcagctgggTGACAGTGGCTCGTCTCGCCGATCCGGCTCCCCATCGCAGGCGCTTGATGCTCTAGGAAAGGATGCAATCACTTATGCTCCTCGTCAACGCTCAATGTCTGTCGGTGGTTCTGAATATGACCCTTCGGAACTAAACGAGAAGATCAAGCACACTCGTGatttcaagaagaaaggcttTAAAGGAAATACTCGAGGCAATCACATCCAGGCACCATTTGCCACACTGGAAGAGCTTTTTAAGAAGCTTCCCAAATCTGTTGGATTCAATATTGAACTGA AATATCCCATGCTCCATgaaagtgaggaagaggagatggatACTTACGCGGTGGAACTGAACTCTTTCGTGGATACAGTTCTTACCCAGGCGTACGAATTAGGTCAAGGCCGCAacatgatcttctcgagtTTCAACCCTGACATCTGCCTGTTGCTTTCCTTCAAACAGCCCTCTATCCCGGTGCTCTTCTTGACGGATTCTGGAGCCTCCCCTGTTGGTGATATCCGTGCCAGCAGTCTGCAGGAGGGAGTTCGGTTTGCGTCCAGGTGGAACCTGCTTGGTGTTGTCTCCCAGGCCGAACCATTGGTACTCTGTCCGCGACTGGTCCGAGTCGTGAAAGAGTCTGGTCTGGTTTGCGTCTCTTATGGGACTTTGAACAACGATCCTGCGAATGTTAAG CGCCAAGTGTCCGAAGGTATTGACGCGGTTATTGTCGACTCTGTCCTCGCCATCCGCAAAGGTCTTACAGAGCATCAGAGCAATACGGTCACTCCTCAACGCAGCCCACTCGTCCAACCTACCCCAGTTGCGCTGAAAGATACTCTTCAGATACCCATCCTGAACCAAGCGGAACAGAAACAGGACCACCTTCACGTAAAGCCGGACGCTGTCATTTGA